Proteins encoded together in one Heliangelus exortis chromosome 13, bHelExo1.hap1, whole genome shotgun sequence window:
- the SLC7A9 gene encoding B(0,+)-type amino acid transporter 1, whose translation MGEESLRRRKGEDSGKEDGQSSQSQEPRTMNLQKQVGLISGICMIVGTIIGSGIFVSPKALLANVGAVGPCLTVWAACGILATLGALCFAELGTMITKSGGEYPYLMEAFGPVPAFLFSWTSLLVTKPSSFAIICLSFAEYASAPFYPGCDPPQVVIKCLAAVAIVVITIVNSLSVKLGSYLQNFLTAAKMIIVTIIIVSGIVLLAQGKTENFKDSFKDSKTSLSSIALAFYNGLWAYDGWNQLNYITEELKNPYRNLPLSIIIGIPLVTVCYVLINISYFTVMTSTELLQSQAVAVTFGDRVLYPASWIVPLFVVFSTIGSANGTCFTAGRLVYVAGREGHMLKVLSYISVKRLTPAPAIIFYGAIAIIYIIPGDIDTLINYFSFAVWIFYGLTVLALIVMRFTRKELRRPIRIPIIIPVIVTLVSILLVVAPIISEPELAYLYCVLFILSGLPVYLLFVHYKFKWPQKILEPITMHLQMLLEVVPAEEVIE comes from the exons ATGGGTGAAGAAAGcttgagaagaagaaaaggagaggacaGTGGAAAAGAGGATGGACAATCCAGCCAGAGCCAAGAACCCCGAACGATGAACCTACAAAAACAG GTGGGTCTCATCAGTGGAATCTGCATGATTGTTGGTACAATTATTGGCTCTGGTATCTTTGTTTCTCCAAAAGCACTACTTGCCAATGTTGGAGCTGTAGGTCCCTGTCTAACTGTCTGGGCAGCCTGTGGAATCCTTGCAACATTAG GGGCTCTTTGTTTTGCTGAGCTTGGTACAATGATCACAAAATCTGGGGGAGAATACCCTTACCTTATGGAGGCATTTGGCCCAGTTCCAGCATTCTTGTTTTCTTGGACAAGCTTACTGGTCACAAAACCCAGTTCCTTTGCAATCATTTGTCTCAGCTTTGCAGAATATGCATCAGCTCCTTTTTACCCTGGCTGTGATCCACCCCAAGTTGTCATCAAGTGTCTTGCAGCAGTTGCCATTG tgGTAATTACAATAGTGAATTCACTGAGTGTGAAGCTGGGAAGCTATCTGCAGAATTTTCTGACTGCTGCTAAAATGATCATTGTCACAATCATTATTGTAAGTGGAATTGTTCTCCTTGCACAAG gaaaaactgaaaacttcaAAGATTCTTTCAAGGACAGTAAAACTTCTCTTAGCTCAATTGCTTTGGCATTTTACAATGGACTGTGGGCATATGATGGCTG gaaTCAACTCAACTACATCACAGAAGAACTTAAAAATCCTTACAG AAATCTACCGCTATCTATAATTATTGGGATCCCCTTGGTTACAGTTTGTTACGTTCTGATAAACATTTCTTATTTCACCGTAATGACTTCAACAGAACTCCTGCAGTCCCAGGCAGTTGCTGTG ACATTCGGAGACAGAGTCCTTTATCCAGCCTCTTGGATAGTTCCTCTCTTTGTGGTCTTTTCTACAATTGGATCTGCCAATGGGACCTGTTTTACTGCAGGAAG ACTTGTTTACGTTGCAGGCCGGGAAGGGCACATGCTCAAGGTGCTCTCTTACATCAGTGTTAAGCGTCTGACACCAGCCCCTGCCATCATCTTCTAT gggGCCATTGCTATTATTTATATTATCCCTGGTGACATTGACACACTCATAAATTACTTCAGTTTTGCTGTCTGGATTTTTTATGGTTTAACTGTACTTGCACTCATTGTTATGAGGTTTACAAGAAAAGAACTCAGGAGACCAATCAGG atacCCATCATCATTCCAGTCATAGTGACATTGGTCTCCATTTTACTGGTAGTGGCACCAATCATCAGTGAACCTGAACTGGCCTATTTgtactgtgttttatttatacTCAGTGGACTTCCAGTTTACCTACTTTTTGTTCATTATAAATTTAAGTGGCCACAAAAAATATTAG agcCCATCACTATGCACCTTCAGATGCTTTTGGAAGTTGTTCCAGCAGAGGAAGTAATcgaatga